One window from the genome of Nicotiana sylvestris chromosome 9, ASM39365v2, whole genome shotgun sequence encodes:
- the LOC104222392 gene encoding subtilisin-like protease SBT3, with protein MGSRMGLPYCLHLLFLSWFLSAHVFCFLAVAQRSTYIVHLDKSLMPSIFADHHHWHSSTIDSIKAAVPSSVDRFHSAPKLVYSYDNVFHGFSAVLSKDELEALKKLPGFVSAYKDTTVEPHTTYTSDFLKLNPSSGLWPASGLGQDVIIGVLDTGIWPESASFRDDGMPQVPKRWKGICKPGTQFNTSLCNRKLIGANYFNKGILANDPTVNISMNSARDDYGHGTHCASIAAGNFAEGVSHFGYAAGTAKGVAPRARLAVYKFSFNEGTFTSDLIAAMDQAVADGVDMISISFGYRFIPLYEDAISIASFGAMMKGVLVSASAGNRGPSMGSLGNGSPWILCVASGYTDRTFAGTLTLGNGLQIRGWSLFPARAFVRDSLVIYNKTLAACNSDELLSQVPDPERTIIICDDSNGNNWDLSSQFFYVTRARLRAGIFISQDPGVFRSASFSYPGVVIDKKEGKQVINYVKTSVSPTATITFQETYVDGERPAPVLAGSSARGPSRSYLGIAKPDIMAPGVLILAAVPPNLFSESIGTNIGLSADYELKSGTSMAAPHAAGIAAMLKGAHPEWSPSAIRSAMMTTANHLDNSQKPIREDDGMVATPLDMGAGHVDPNKALDPGLVYDATPQDYINLICSMNFTEEQFKTFARSSANYHNCSNPSADLNYPSFIALYPFSLEGNFTWLEQKFRRTLTNVGKGGATYKVKIETPKNSTVSMSPKTLVFKKKNEKQSYTLTIRYIGDENQSRNVGSITWVEENGNHSVRSPIVVTRIIALWGSDD; from the coding sequence ATGGGATCTAGAATGGGTTTACCTTATTGTCTTCATCTTCTCTTCCTTTCATGGTTTCTGTCTGCTCATGTGTTCTGTTTCTTAGCTGTAGCGCAAAGATCCACTTACATTGTCCACTTGGACAAATCCTTAATGCCTAGTATCTTTGCTGATCACCATCATTGGCATTCTTCCACCATTGATTCCATTAAAGCTGCTGTTCCTTCATCAGTGGACAGATTCCACTCAGCTCCAAAACTTGTTTACTCTTATGACAATGTATTTCATGGCTTCAGTGCTGTTTTGTCCAAAGATGAACTTGAAGCTTTGAAGAAGTTACCAGGTTTCGTTTCAGCTTACAAAGATACAACTGTGGAACCTCACACTACCTATACATCTGATTTCCTCAAGCTCAATCCTTCATCTGGGCTATGGCCTGCTTCTGGTTTAGGCCAAGATGTGATCATTGGTGTTCTTGACACTGGCATCTGGCCTGAATCTGCGAGCTTTCGAGATGATGGTATGCCACAAGTCCCCAAAAGATGGAAAGGAATTTGCAAGCCCGGCACTCAGTTTAACACTTCATTGTGCAACAGAAAACTTATTGGGGCTAATTACTTCAATAAGGGGATTTTGGCTAATGATCCCACTGTAAACATTTCCATGAATTCTGCCAGGGATGATTATGGTCACGGCACACATTGCGCCTCCATTGCTGCTGGGAACTTTGCTGAAGGTGTTTCTCATTTTGGATATGCAGCAGGAACAGCAAAAGGAGTTGCGCCACGAGCTAGGCTAGCTGTATACAAGTTTAGCTTTAACGAAGGAACCTTTACTTCAGATTTAATTGCTGCTATGGACCAAGCTGTTGCAGACGGTGTTGACATGATATCCATTTCTTTTGGGTACCGTTTCATTCCCTTGTATGAAGATGCTATATCTATTGCTTCTTTTGGAGCTATGATGAAGGGAGTGCTAGTTTCTGCTTCAGCTGGAAATCGAGGTCCAAGCATGGGAAGTTTAGGCAACGGATCTCCATGGATCTTGTGTGTGGCATCAGGATACACCGACCGAACATTTGCAGGAACTTTGACTTTGGGCAATGGCTTACAAATTAGGGGGTGGAGCTTGTTTCCTGCAAGAGCCTTTGTCAGGGATTCACTGGTGATTTACAACAAGACTCTAGCCGCTTGCAATTCAGACGAGTTGTTATCACAAGTACCTGATCCCGAACGTACCATCATCATCTGCGATGATAGTAATGGTAATAATTGGGATTTGTCCAGTCAATTTTTTTACGTCACTCGAGCAAGACTTCGGGCAGGCATCTTTATCTCTCAGGATCCAGGAGTATTCAGGTCTGCTTCTTTTTCCTACCCGGGAGTTGTGATTGACAAAAAGGAAGGGAAACAAGTCATCAATTACGTTAAAACCAGTGTTTCTCCCACGGCCACCATCACGTTCCAAGAAACGTATGTGGATGGAGAAAGACCAGCCCCAGTTCTTGCTGGAAGCTCAGCTCGAGGGCCCTCCAGAAGCTACTTGGGAATCGCAAAGCCAGACATTATGGCACCAGGGGTACTGATTCTTGCAGCTGTCCCACCTAATCTCTTTTCAGAAAGCATTGGGACAAATATAGGATTATCTGCTGATTACGAGCTTAAATCAGGCACATCCATGGCTGCACCACATGCTGCTGGAATTGCAGCAATGCTAAAAGGCGCACATCCTGAATGGAGTCCTTCAGCTATTCGCTCCGCCATGATGACCACAGCAAACCATTTGGATAATAGTCAAAAACCTATTAGAGAGGACGATGGCATGGTAGCCACGCCCCTAGACATGGGAGCAGGGCACGTTGATCCAAACAAAGCTCTTGATCCCGGCCTAGTATATGATGCTACTCCACAAGATTACATAAATCTTATATGCTCAATGAATTTCACAGAAGAGCAATTTAAAACATTTGCAAGATCGTCAGCCAATTACCACAACTGCTCAAATCCATCTGCTGATCTCAATTACCCATCATTCATTGCCTTGTACCCGTTCAGCCTCGAGGGCAACTTCACCTGGTTGGAGCAGAAATTCAGGAGGACCCTTACAAATGTTGGAAAAGGTGGAGCAACTTATAAAGTAAAGATAGAAACTCCAAAGAATTCCACAGTTTCAATGTCTCCAAAAACTCTGGTGTTCAAGAAGAAAAATGAGAAGCAAAGTTATACTTTGACAATTCGGTATATAGGTGACGAGAATCAGAGTAGAAACGTTGGGTCTATCACTTGGGTTGAAGAGAATGGGAACCATTCAGTAAGAAGTCCTATAGTGGTAACTCGTATAATTGCGCTCTGGGGTTCAGATGATTAG